The following is a genomic window from Oikeobacillus pervagus.
AACGAACGCAGACTTCTTACGTTCTGCTATCAATAGCCGTCGCGAGGAAGGAAATGAAATTTCTTTAATGAAATTTATCCGACAAATGGATGAAAAAATGGAATTTTTAGAAATGGATCCTGATATGGCTCAACGTTATTTAAACGAAGGATTCTCAGGTGGAGAGAAGAAACGAAATGAAATTCTTCAATTAATGATGATCCAACCTAAGATCGCTATTTTAGACGAAATCGATTCCGGTTTAGATATTGATGCATTGAAAGTAGTTTCTAAAGGGATTAATGCAATGCGTGGCAGTGATTTCGGCTGTCTAATGATCACTCACTATCAACGTTTATTAAATTACATCACTCCTGATCATGTTCATGTCATGATGCAAGGTCGCATTGTTAAATCAGGTGGACCAGAATTAGCACAACGCTTAGAATCTGAAGGCTATGACTGGATTAAGAAGGAATTGGGAATAGAAGACGAAACTGTTGGTCAAGAAGCGTAACTTGTTAGGAGGATGGACATGACTGTAGATATTACACTACCAGTAGATCAGGAGTATATCCGCTCTTTTTCAAAAGAACTTGGTGAAAATGAATGGTTAACAACGATGCGTTTGAAAGCATTGGAAAGTGCAGCGGAACTCCCGATGCCAAGACCAGATAAAACAAAGATTGACAAATGGAATTTTACACAATTTCAACATCATTATGTGAAAAGTGATGCTTTCACTTCATTGGATGAGGTACCAGAAGAAGTTAAAGCACTTATTAATCTCAATGATCAACATAATAATTTATATATTCAACGGAATAATACACCGGCATTTTTAGCCATCTCAAATGAGCTAAAAGAAAAAGGGGTTATTTTTACAGATATCATCACAGCCGCTAAAGAACATAGTGACTTGGTCAAAAAATTCTTTATGACGGAAGCGGTGACTGTAGAGGAAAATAAATTAACGGCTTTACACACAGCGTTAATGAATGGTGGTATCTTCCTTTTTGTACCAAAAGGTGTTGTGCTTGAAAAACCAATCCAATCTATTTTCCTTCATGATCAAAACGATGCCACATTCTTTAATCATGTTCTCGTTGTAGCGGAAGAAAACAGCTCAGTCACCTATGTAGAAAACTACTTATCTACAACAGGGGAAACAGAAGGAATTGCCAATATTATTGTGGAAGTGATTGCTGGAAATAATGCGAAAGTCGCCTTCGGTGCAGTCGATCATTTATCAAGTGGAATTACGACTTACGTAAACCGCCGCGGGGTGGCAAAACGTGATGCTCGAATCGAATGGGCACTTGGACAAATGAATGATGGCGATACCATTTCTGAAAATGAAACCACATTACTAGGGGACGGATCGTTTGCCGATACAAAAACCGTTGTCGTTGGACGTGGAAAACAAACACAAAACTTTACAACAAGAGTCGTTCAATTTGGTAAAAACACAGAAGGATATATTTTAAAGCACGGCGTAATGAAAGATGAAGCAACTTCCATCTTTAATGGAATTGGAAAAATCGAGCATGGTGCATCTAAAGCCAATGCAGAACAAGAATCACGCGTGCTTATGTTAAGTGAAAAAGCAAGAGGAGATGCCAACCCGATTCTTTTAATTGATGAAGATGATGTAACAGCAGGTCATGCGGCTTCTGTTGGACGTGTAGACCCTGTTCAGCTTTATTATTTAATGAGTCGTGGGATTCCTCAAAAAGAAGCTGAAAGACTTGTCATTCATGGATTTTTGGCTCCAGTTGTAAATCAAATACCAATCGAGGCTGTGAAAAAGCAACTGACTGAGGTTATTGAAAGGAAAGTTCGATAATGAACATAAAAGAAGTCCGTCAATATTTTCCGATTCTAGACCAAGAAGTCAATGGGAATCCACTCGTTTATTTAGACAGTGCAGCGACATCTCAAAAGCCGCTGCCTGTTATTGAAACAATCGAAAAATATTATAAGGAATATAATTCGAATGTTCATCGAGGCGTTCATACTCTTGGCACAAAAGCAACCGACGCTTATGAAGGTGCCCGTGAGAAGGTTCGCAAATTTATCAATGCAAAATCGATGGAAGAAGTAATTTTTACAAGAGGGACGACAACATCTATTAACACCATTGCTGCAAGCTATGGACGTGAGCAAGTAAAAGAAGGCGATGAAATCGTCATTACGTATATGGAACATCATAGTAATATTATTCCGTGGCAACAACTAGCAAAACAAACGGGGGCAACATTAAAATATATTCCGATGCAAAAAGACGGAACTCTTACACTTGAGGATGTAAGAAAAACGGTCACTCCTCAGACGAAAATTGTTTCTGTTATGCTTGTGTCCAATGTGTTAGGAACGATTAATCCGATTAAAGACATTACGAAGATTGCCCATGAAAATGGTGCGATTATGGTGGTGGATGGAGCCCAAGGTGTTCCACATCTAAAAGTAGACGTTCAAGATTTGGATTGTGATTTCCTTGCCTTTTCTGGACATAAAATGTGTGGCCCAACAGGTATTGGGGTATTATATGGGAAAAAACAGCTTTTAGAAAATATGGAACCAGTTGAATTTGGTGGGGAAATGATTGATTTCGTTGGTCTATATGAATCAACGTGGAAAGAACTTCCTTGGAAATTTGAAGGAGGTACCCCTATTATCGCAGGTGCCATCGGTTTAGGAGCTGCGATCGATTTCCTTGAACAAGTAGGATTAGAGGAAATTGAAAAATATGAGCATCATTTAGCCGCTTATGCATTGGAAAAAATGGGTGAGATTGAAGGAATCGAAATCTATGGACCAAAACAAGCGGAAAAACGTGCAGGCCTTGTCACATTTAATATTGGCGATGTTCATCCTCATGATGTAGCAACCGTATTAGATGCAGAAGGAATTGCTGTTCGTGCAGGCCATCATTGTGCTCAGCCATTAATGAAATGGTTGGATGTGTCAGCAACAGCACGCGCTAGCTTTTATTTATATAATACTGAGGAAGATATTGATAAGCTTGTACAAGGGCTTATGAAAACGAAGGAGTTTTTCAGCGATGTCTTTTAATAATTTAGACCAGCTATACCGTCAAGTCATCATGGATCATTATAAAAAGCCTCGTAATAAAGGAAAGATTGAAGACGGCGCTTTAACCGTTGATATGAATAATCCAACATGTGGGGACCAAATTCATTTGACGATGAATGTGGAAGATGGAATCGTAACGGATGCTAAATTTGAAGGGGAAGGCTGTTCGATTTCGATGGCTTCCGCTTCTATGATGACACAAGCAATTAAAGGAAAAGATATAGATACAGCCATCAAACTATCAAAGATTTTCTCCGACATGATGCAAGGAAATGAATATCCTGATGATCTAGATTTAGGGGATATTGAAGCACTTCAAGGTGTGTCCAAATTTCCTGCCAGAATTAAATGTGCGACATTAGCGTGGAAAGCGATGGAAAAGGGTCTGAAAGAAGAAAAATAGTGCAATATTCATAAGGAGGAATAAATATGGCGAAGAAAATGCCGGAAATCGGGGATTACAAATACGGCTTTAGAGATAAAGATATTTCCGTTTACCGTTCAAAACGGGGATTAACTCGTGAAATTGTCGAAGAAATCTCCAAGATGAAAGAAGAACCTCAATGGATGTTAGACTTCCGCTTGAAATCTCTTCAACATTTCTATGATAAACCAATGCCACAATGGGGTGGAGATTTACAAGAATTAAACTTTGATGAAATTACGTATTATGTAAAACCATCTGAGAAGTCAGAGCGTTCATGGGATGAAGTACCAGAAGAAATCAAACAAACTTTTGATAAGCTAGGAATCCCAGAAGCGGAACAAAAATATTTAGCAGGGGTTTCAGCTCAGTACGAATCTGAAGTTGTGTATCATAATATGAAAGAAGATCTTGAAGAGTTAGGAATCGTCTTCAAAGATACGGATTCTGCCTTGAAGGAAAATGAAGATATTTTCCGCAAATATTGGGCAAAAGTGATCCCGCCAACTGATAACAAATTCGCTGCTTTAAACTCGGCTGTCTGGTCTGGAGGTTCCTTCATTTACGTTCCACCAGGTGTAAAAGTAGATACGCCACTACAAGCATACTTCCGAATTAACTCAGAAAACATGGGTCAATTCGAACGTACATTAATTATTGTAGACGAAGGGGCACATGTCCATTACGTAGAAGGCTGTACAGCGCCAGTCTATACAACAAACTCTTTACACAGTGCGGTTGTTGAAATCTTTGTTAACAAAAATGGTTACTGCCGTTATACGACGATTCAAAACTGGGCAAACAACGTATTTAATCTTGTTACAAAGCGTGCTGTTTGTGAAGAAAACGCGACAATGGAATGGATCGACGGGAACATCGGTTCTAAATTAACGATGAAATACCCAGCAGTCATTCTTAAAGGAGAAGGTGCACGCGGTATGACACTTTCCATTGCTATCGCTGGAAAAGGACAATGCCAAGATGCAGGGGCAAAAATGATTCATCTTGCACCAAATACTTCCTCCACAATCGTATCAAAATCGATCTCAAAACACGGAGGAAAAGTCAATTACCGTGGAATGGTACACATGGGACGCAAAGCAGACGGAGCACGTGCCAATATCGAATGTGATACACTCATCATGGATAACCAATCCACTTCCGATACAATTCCATACAATGAAATTTTAAACAATAATATTTCATTAGAACACGAAGCAAAAGTTTCCAAAGTATCAGAAGAACAATTATTCTATCTAATGAGCCGTGGAATCTCCGAAGAAGAAGCAACAGAAATGATCGTAATGGGCTTTATCGAACCATTCACAAAAGAATTACCAATGGAATACGCAGTAGAAATGAATAGATTGATCAAGTTCGAGATGGAAGGATCAATTGGTTAAGACATTACAAAGCCTGTCACAGCAATGGTTGTGGCAGGCTTTTCACATGGTTAAGAAACAAGCTTTTGTAAGTTATTGATTTGCTCCCATTTTAAACAAAGTGAAAGTGGGAGCAGTTCAATGGACCACTTTGAAATTGTTCGTTACACGCGCTTTGATGATCGGGTGCTGTTGAAAGTAGTCACTGATTAGATCAACCATGTCACGTTGAATCTCTTTGACGACTCGTTTTTGACAGAACATATCGAAATTCCCGCCCCCACTTGCACGATAATTGTTCATGACGACTTCGTATTCTCGGTCCATCTGTAACGGCTCTTCTTTGTAAGAAAGATGTGTGATGCGTGAACCGAATGGGCGTGATACATCAATTATATAGTGAATGCCTTCCCACATATCATAATTGAAATGTTGAGGTTTTGGTGTCGTATAAGTAGGATTTACTTGAATAGTATCATCTTCTTTTAAAATAAAATAAGTCGCGCTTTGTTCGATGGCATCTTTTATATTTTGACCTGTAAGTGCTAGAACAACTAACGAGTTTGGGAAAATATAATTAGAAACAACCTCACGCATGGTGACGGAATGGGAGAATCCAGGCGAATCATTACTTAATAAAGCCGTAACTGAAATATCGACACCGCTTGCTTCCATTTGAATCGTTTGGATCAATTCAATGAATGGATGTTTTTGAAGGCGCACGTGAAGTGGATTGATAATCGTCATATCTCCTTGAATTATCCCGATTGGTTGATCTAGCCAACGTTGAGTAGAAGCTTCTAAAGAAGATACCATTTGAATGATTTTTTCACTTGCTTGTACATCTTCCAACGTATGAATATACGCTTTTTTACGAGTGATGCGCCAGCCGTGACTTGCACTATGCACTAACGTTAGCTGAATTTCGCCATATGCTGATCCGTGATGTCCAGGTTGAATGACGAGACAATCGTCAATACATCCAGTTAATATACGATGTTGATGTCCTGTTAATAAGACATCCACATCGGGTAATGTTTGTGCTATACGGTACCCTTCATTTTCCCCGGTCAGCTGTTCGGTAGGCTCCCCTGTCTCGATATCTCGTTCGAATCCACCGTGATACGCGACGATGAGGACGTCTGGCTTTTCTTCTTTCTTTATATGCTCTATCCACTTTTGTAGCGTAGAAGTTGCTTCTATAAATCTCATCCCTTTTAAATGGTCTGGCTTTTCCCAATTTGGTGTATACTGAGTTGTTGCCCCTACTATCGCTACCTTTATACCAGAAGTGAATGTTTTAATGAGATATGGTTGACCAAAATAAGGTTCATTTTGCTCAGAATCGACTACGTTTGCTGCAAGCCAAGGGAAGTGAGATTCCTTGACAGCTTGGTGTAAAATCGATTGTCCAAAATTAAATTCATGGTTCCCAACGACTGCTGCATCTATTTGAATCGTATTTAGCGTTTCAATAATAGGATTGGGACGATCTGCATGCTCTTTTACGTAATGAGACATAAGTGGTGTTCCTTGTATACAATCGCCGTTATCGACCACTAATAGATGGTCGGTTTCTTTACGCTTTTGTTCCACAATGGAAGCGAATTTGGCTAAACCAAGGTCAGCTTCTTCGTTTGTTCCATAAAGGAGTGGGAGGATATTGCCGTGAATATCACTCGTATACAATAGTGTAATCATTATTTCGTTCATAACTCTCAAACATCCTTTCATCTAAACCTTATTTTCCGTGTTCGCCAAAAGTATAACGGGAAGAAGGTTTCTTTTGTGTATAAATGGAGGATGTTAACATATATTTTCACAATTTTAACAATTTATGTATTCGTTTTTAAAGGTGTCTTAACAAAGTTTCGTTACAGTGAGTAGTGGGAGGGGGGAGAGTCATGAAACAGATTCAACGGTTGAACTTTATATTGTTCTGCCTAGTGCTTGGATTATTAAGTCATCCAGATTTATTGTGCGCAGAGACATTAGATGATCCAGCACCGATACTTTTGCCAAGTGAACCGAATGGGAAATCCGTCTTGTTTGATAACATGCACGGACAGACAGCAGGACAAGCCGATTGGGTAATAGATGGAGCATTTTCTGATTTTGCCGTTGGAATAATGGAACGAGGATATCGAGTGGAAGAGTTAAGGAAAACAGAACCACTAAACTTACAAGATTTAATGAAACATGATGTCTTCATTATACCGG
Proteins encoded in this region:
- the sufC gene encoding Fe-S cluster assembly ATPase SufC codes for the protein MAGSTLVVKDLHVEIEGKEILKGVNLEIKGGEFHAIMGPNGTGKSTLSSAIMGHPKYVVTQGSITLDGQNVLEMEVDERARAGLFLAMQYPSEINGVTNADFLRSAINSRREEGNEISLMKFIRQMDEKMEFLEMDPDMAQRYLNEGFSGGEKKRNEILQLMMIQPKIAILDEIDSGLDIDALKVVSKGINAMRGSDFGCLMITHYQRLLNYITPDHVHVMMQGRIVKSGGPELAQRLESEGYDWIKKELGIEDETVGQEA
- the sufU gene encoding Fe-S cluster assembly sulfur transfer protein SufU yields the protein MSFNNLDQLYRQVIMDHYKKPRNKGKIEDGALTVDMNNPTCGDQIHLTMNVEDGIVTDAKFEGEGCSISMASASMMTQAIKGKDIDTAIKLSKIFSDMMQGNEYPDDLDLGDIEALQGVSKFPARIKCATLAWKAMEKGLKEEK
- the sufB gene encoding Fe-S cluster assembly protein SufB, whose product is MAKKMPEIGDYKYGFRDKDISVYRSKRGLTREIVEEISKMKEEPQWMLDFRLKSLQHFYDKPMPQWGGDLQELNFDEITYYVKPSEKSERSWDEVPEEIKQTFDKLGIPEAEQKYLAGVSAQYESEVVYHNMKEDLEELGIVFKDTDSALKENEDIFRKYWAKVIPPTDNKFAALNSAVWSGGSFIYVPPGVKVDTPLQAYFRINSENMGQFERTLIIVDEGAHVHYVEGCTAPVYTTNSLHSAVVEIFVNKNGYCRYTTIQNWANNVFNLVTKRAVCEENATMEWIDGNIGSKLTMKYPAVILKGEGARGMTLSIAIAGKGQCQDAGAKMIHLAPNTSSTIVSKSISKHGGKVNYRGMVHMGRKADGARANIECDTLIMDNQSTSDTIPYNEILNNNISLEHEAKVSKVSEEQLFYLMSRGISEEEATEMIVMGFIEPFTKELPMEYAVEMNRLIKFEMEGSIG
- a CDS encoding bifunctional metallophosphatase/5'-nucleotidase, which gives rise to MNEIMITLLYTSDIHGNILPLLYGTNEEADLGLAKFASIVEQKRKETDHLLVVDNGDCIQGTPLMSHYVKEHADRPNPIIETLNTIQIDAAVVGNHEFNFGQSILHQAVKESHFPWLAANVVDSEQNEPYFGQPYLIKTFTSGIKVAIVGATTQYTPNWEKPDHLKGMRFIEATSTLQKWIEHIKKEEKPDVLIVAYHGGFERDIETGEPTEQLTGENEGYRIAQTLPDVDVLLTGHQHRILTGCIDDCLVIQPGHHGSAYGEIQLTLVHSASHGWRITRKKAYIHTLEDVQASEKIIQMVSSLEASTQRWLDQPIGIIQGDMTIINPLHVRLQKHPFIELIQTIQMEASGVDISVTALLSNDSPGFSHSVTMREVVSNYIFPNSLVVLALTGQNIKDAIEQSATYFILKEDDTIQVNPTYTTPKPQHFNYDMWEGIHYIIDVSRPFGSRITHLSYKEEPLQMDREYEVVMNNYRASGGGNFDMFCQKRVVKEIQRDMVDLISDYFQQHPIIKARVTNNFKVVH
- a CDS encoding cysteine desulfurase, whose amino-acid sequence is MNIKEVRQYFPILDQEVNGNPLVYLDSAATSQKPLPVIETIEKYYKEYNSNVHRGVHTLGTKATDAYEGAREKVRKFINAKSMEEVIFTRGTTTSINTIAASYGREQVKEGDEIVITYMEHHSNIIPWQQLAKQTGATLKYIPMQKDGTLTLEDVRKTVTPQTKIVSVMLVSNVLGTINPIKDITKIAHENGAIMVVDGAQGVPHLKVDVQDLDCDFLAFSGHKMCGPTGIGVLYGKKQLLENMEPVEFGGEMIDFVGLYESTWKELPWKFEGGTPIIAGAIGLGAAIDFLEQVGLEEIEKYEHHLAAYALEKMGEIEGIEIYGPKQAEKRAGLVTFNIGDVHPHDVATVLDAEGIAVRAGHHCAQPLMKWLDVSATARASFYLYNTEEDIDKLVQGLMKTKEFFSDVF
- the sufD gene encoding Fe-S cluster assembly protein SufD, whose translation is MTVDITLPVDQEYIRSFSKELGENEWLTTMRLKALESAAELPMPRPDKTKIDKWNFTQFQHHYVKSDAFTSLDEVPEEVKALINLNDQHNNLYIQRNNTPAFLAISNELKEKGVIFTDIITAAKEHSDLVKKFFMTEAVTVEENKLTALHTALMNGGIFLFVPKGVVLEKPIQSIFLHDQNDATFFNHVLVVAEENSSVTYVENYLSTTGETEGIANIIVEVIAGNNAKVAFGAVDHLSSGITTYVNRRGVAKRDARIEWALGQMNDGDTISENETTLLGDGSFADTKTVVVGRGKQTQNFTTRVVQFGKNTEGYILKHGVMKDEATSIFNGIGKIEHGASKANAEQESRVLMLSEKARGDANPILLIDEDDVTAGHAASVGRVDPVQLYYLMSRGIPQKEAERLVIHGFLAPVVNQIPIEAVKKQLTEVIERKVR